A window of the Aspergillus flavus chromosome 6, complete sequence genome harbors these coding sequences:
- a CDS encoding RNA helicase has translation MARHGDTRSPSPVGSTYSSSRRSRRDDDRYERSRRDDGRSYRRSRSPEKRYRDRERDRDSYRRRDRSLDRRADYRDEDTYRPSRRDRSRDRRRSRDRDDDRDYRRRSRDRDFRSRRDDSRDRARRRTDDSADLKHKSRRDDSRERARDSVPRSREASKPSTPAANTGPTEDEKRAERLAKLEAWKQKQAAEKERKQREAAAAGGTRSILDEIDRKSGLSPAVGSPQSSATPIDAAPASYTGKFDPKAIAKNAAPAPAVKSVLGDDIAVPPSAKTSATFPSTKTEVQANKPSATSSKTSSLKVKGNVGSFGLGTKQAADTEKASATKTLGFGEEESTRRKLERLPTPPLDDAKDSNKEEDVTAEDEDDDVDMQDGDTEEENAAAARAAAERREERLQNEARDSQSNGDVQMSDASNQKAPDKMEVDAQEEEEVDPLDAFMSELAESAPPKKTAGAKFAKAKPQQPEALFGDENDMDMTAVGDGDADDFLAIANKAKKKKDIPTVDHKKVEYEPFRKKFYTEPSDLAAMSEEEAASLRLELDGIKVRGVEVPRPVSKWSQCGLGVQTLDVIDRLGYSAPTSIQAQAIPAIMSGRDVIGVAKTGSGKTIAFLIPMFRHIKDQRPLENMEGPVGLIMTPTRELATQIHKDCKPFLKALNLRAVCAYGGAPIKDQIADLKRGAEIIVCTPGRMIDLLAANAGRVTNLRRVTYVVLDEADRMFDMGFEPQVMKILANVRPDKQTVLFSATFPRNMEALARKTLNKPVEIVVGGRSVVAPEITQIVEVRSEDKKFIRLLELLGNLYSTDENEDARALIFVERQEGADTLLRELMRKGYPCMSIHGGKDQIDRDSTIEDFKAGIFPVLIATSVAARGLDVKQLKLVVNYDAPNHLEDYVHRAGRTGRAGNTGTAVTFLTEDQERYSVDIAKALKQSGQSVPEPVQKMVDSFLEKVKAGKEKASASGFGGKGLERLDQERDAARMRERKTYKTGDEGEEEEEKEEKNEKAEEQFNKVLSSVQSAAAPSLPGVPKGIDLDGKITVHKTEKDANGSKNPLDKVGSAVADIHARLSRAGVMRSGVPIDNRGPDAGAFHATLEINDFPQKARWAVTNRTNVAKILEATGTSITTKGSFYATGKEPGPGENPKLYILVEGETELSVTNAMRELMRLLKEGTIAAADSDARAPVGGRYNVL, from the exons ATGGCTCGCCACGGGGATACTCGCTCACCATCACCTGTAGGCAGCacatattcttcttccagaCGGAGTCGCAGAGATGATGATCGCTATGAGAGGAGCAGGCGAGATGATGGGCGGAGCTACCGAAGATCTCGTAGCCCTGAG AAGCGATACCGTGACCGTGAACGCGACCGTGATTCATATCGTAGACGTGACCGCTCGCTAGACAGACGCGCCGATTACCGTGATGAAGATACGTATAGACCAAGTCGACGGGATCGTTCCCGCGATCGACGTCGGTCGAGAGATAGAGATGATGATCGGGATTACCGTCGCAGAAGTCGCGATAGAGACTTTCGAAGCAGGCGAGATGATTCCCGCGACAGGGCTCGGAGACGGACAGATGATTCTGCTGACTTGAAACACAAGTCTAGACGGGATGATAGCCGGGAGCGGGCCAGAGATTCCGTTCCCAGGTCTCGAGAG GCATCGAAGCCTTCGACACCAGCGGCCAACACTGGTCCgacagaagacgaaaagCGAGCCGAAAGACTGGCCAAGCTCGAAGCTTGGAAGCAAAAGCAAGCCGCAGAGAAGGAACGCAAACAACGAGAAGCCGCCGCAGCTGGTGGGACAAGAAGCATCCTGGATGAGATTGACAGAAAGTCAGGCTTATCACCAGCTGTTGGGTCTCCCCAGTCTTCTGCGACGCCCATTGATGCTGCCCCAGCGTCGTATACTGGAAAGTTTGACCCGAAGGCGATTGCAAAGAATGCCGCACCGGCGCCAGCTGTGAAGTCTGTACTGGGGGATGATATTGCTGTTCCGCCGTCCGCTAAGACATCTGCTACCTTCCCTTCTACAAAGACTGAGGTTCAAGCTAACAAACCTTCTGCTACTTCAAGCAAAACATCAT CATTGAAAGTAAAGGGAAACGTGGGTAGTTTTGGCCTGGGTACCAAGCAGGCCGCAGATACCGAGAAAGCGTCAGCGACGAAGACCCTCGgctttggcgaagaagaatcTACCCGGCGGAAGTTGGAGAGGTTGCCAACTCCTCCGCTAGATGACGCCAAAGACTCCaataaggaagaagatgtgacggcagaagacgaagacgatgacGTTGACATGCAGGATGGTGACACTGAGGAGGAAAATGCGGCTGCGGCGCGGGCAGCAGCagagaggagagaagagcGACTGCAGAATGAGGCTCGTGATTCTCAATCAAATGGCGATGTACAGATGAGCGATGCGTCGAATCAAAAAGCGCCCGACAAGATGGAAGTGGACGcccaagaagaggaagaagttgatCCCCTGGATGCCTTCATGTCTGAATTAGCAGAGTCTGCCCCTCCGAAAAAAACGGCTGGCGCCAAGTTCGCGAAAGCTAAACCACAACAGCCTGAGGCTCTCTTTGGAGATGAGAATGATATGGACATGACTGCTGTCGGCGACGGCGATGCAGATGATTTCCTTGCTATTGCTAACAaggccaaaaagaagaaggatatccCAACTGTTGATCACAAGAAGGTGGAATACGAGCCTTTCCGCAAGAAGTTTTACACCGAGCCTTCTGATCTGGCAGCGATgtccgaggaagaggctgcTAGTCTGCGATTGGAACTCGACGGCATCAAAGTCCGTGGTGTGGAGGTTCCAAGGCCAGTGTCGAAATGGTCTCAGTGCGGCTTAGGTGTGCAAACCTTGGACGTAATCGATAGATTGGGCTATTCTGCACCCACTTCGATCCAAGCGCAAGCCATCCCAGCGATCATGTCCGGCCGTGATGTAATCGGTGTAGCGAAGACTGGTTCGGGTAAAACGATTGCATTCTTGATCCCTATGTTTCGGCATATTAAGGATCAACGGCCATTGGAGAATATGGAAGGTCCCGTTGGTCTCATTATGACACCAACTCGTGAACTGGCAACCCAGATCCATAAAGACTGTAAACCGTTTTTGAAAGCTTTGAACCTTCGTGCGGTTTGCGCTTATGGTGGCGCTCCCATCAAAGATCAAATTGCTGACCTAAAGCGTGGCGCGGAGATTATTGTCTGCACACCTGGGCGTATGATTGATTTGCTAGCAGCGAATGCTGGCAGAGTTACAAACTTACGCAGGGTCACATATGTCGTCCTGGACGAAGCTGATCGCATGTTCGATATGGGGTTCGAGCCTCAAGTCATGAAGATCTTGGCCAACGTCCGACCTGATAAGCAAACTGTCTTGTTCTCTGCTACCTTCCCGCGGAACATGGAGGCTTTGGCCCGTAAGACCTTGAACAAGCCCGTTGAAATTGTGGTTGGCGGTAGAAGCGTTGTTGCGCCTGAGATCACACAGATAGTGGAAGTTCGGAGTGAGGACAAGAAGTTTATCCGGCTTCTGGAGCTTCTAGGTAACCTGTACTCTACCGACGAAAACGAAGACGCACGGGCGTTGATTTTCGTTGAACGTCAGGAGGGCGCCGATACACTACTTCGTGAGTTGATGCGTAAGGGTTATCCTTGCATGTCCATCCACGGAGGTAAGGATCAGATTGACCGTGACTCCACCATCGAAGACTTCAAAGCAGGTATTTTCCCGGTTTTGATCGCCACGTCTGTTGCGGCCCGTGGTTTGGATGTGAAACAACTCAAACTCGTGGTGAACTATGATGCGCCGAACCATCTCGAAGACTATGTCCACCGTGCTGGACGAACTGGCCGAGCTGGTAATACTGGTACGGCGGTTACGTTCCTGACCGAAGACCAGGAGCGGTATTCCGTTGATATTGCTAAGGCGTTGAAGCAGAGTGGACAGTCCGTGCCGGAGCCTGTGCAGAAGATGGTTGACTCCTTCTTAGAGAAGGTCAAAGcaggcaaagaaaaagccagTGCGTCTGGTTTCGGTGGAAAGGGTCTGGAGCGCCTTGATCAGGAGCGAGATGCTGCTCGTATGCGTGAGCGCAAGACATACAAGACTGGCGACgagggcgaagaagaggaagaaaaggaagagaagaacgagaaggCCGAAGAACAGTTCAATAAGGTTCTCTCATCGGTTCAATCCGCCGCTGCGCCAAGCCTACCTGGCGTTCCTAAGGGCATTGATCTGGACGGCAAGATCACCGTGCACAAGACTGAAAAGGACGCCAATGGTTCGAAGAACCCGTTGGACAAGGTGGGTTCGGCTGTTGCTGATATTCACGCTCGTTTGAGCCGTGCTGGTGTGATGAGGTCTGGAGTGCCCATCGATAACCGCGGGCCTGATGCCGGAGCTTTCCATGCTACGCTTGAGATCAATGACTTCCCCC AGAAAGCTCGGTGGGCAGTCACCAACCGGACCAACGTGGCCAAGATTCTCGAAGCCACAGGGACATCCATTACCACGAAAGGCAGTTTCTATGCTACTGGCAAGGAGCCAGGTCCTGGAGAGAACCCCAAACTGTATATTCTTGTTGAGGGTGAAACTGAGTTATCTGTGACGAACGCCATGCGTGAGTTGATGCGGTTACTTAAGGAGGGAACTATCGCTGCTGCCGATAGTGATGCGAGGGCACCGGTTGGAGGACGTTATAATGTGCTTTAA